From Pseudomonas sp. FP2335, the proteins below share one genomic window:
- the rpsS gene encoding 30S ribosomal protein S19, producing MPRSLKKGPFIDLHLLKKIEVAAEKNDRKPVKTWSRRSMILPQMVGLTIAVHNGRQHVPVLVNEDMVGHKLGEFAGTRTYRGHVADKKAKR from the coding sequence GTGCCACGTTCTCTGAAAAAAGGTCCTTTTATTGATCTTCACCTACTGAAGAAGATCGAAGTGGCGGCGGAAAAGAACGATCGCAAACCAGTTAAGACCTGGTCGCGTCGTTCGATGATCCTGCCACAAATGGTCGGTCTGACCATCGCAGTACACAACGGTCGTCAACACGTCCCAGTTCTCGTTAACGAAGACATGGTCGGCCACAAACTGGGCGAGTTTGCCGGTACCCGCACTTATCGTGGGCACGTGGCAGACAAGAAAGCCAAGCGTTAA
- the rplV gene encoding 50S ribosomal protein L22, translating into MEVAAKLSGARISAQKARLVADQIRGKKVGEALNLLAFSSKKAAEIMKKVLESAVANAEHNEGADVDDLKVSTVFVNEGRSLKRIMPRAKGRADRIVKRSCHITVKVADK; encoded by the coding sequence ATGGAAGTAGCCGCTAAGTTGTCGGGCGCTCGAATCTCCGCCCAGAAAGCCCGCTTGGTCGCCGACCAGATCCGCGGGAAGAAGGTGGGCGAAGCGCTCAACCTGTTGGCTTTCAGCAGTAAGAAAGCCGCCGAGATCATGAAGAAAGTGCTGGAGTCGGCCGTAGCCAACGCCGAGCATAACGAAGGCGCAGACGTTGATGACCTGAAGGTCAGCACCGTTTTCGTCAACGAAGGGCGTTCGCTGAAGCGCATCATGCCACGTGCCAAAGGCCGTGCTGATCGCATCGTCAAGCGGTCTTGCCATATCACTGTCAAGGTTGCTGACAAGTAA
- the rpsC gene encoding 30S ribosomal protein S3, with amino-acid sequence MGQKVHPIGIRLGIVKEHTSVWYADGRTYADYLFADLKVREYLQDKLKSASVSRIDIHRPAQTARITIHTARPGIVIGKKGEDVEKLRQDLTKQMGVPVHINIEEIRKPELDGMLVAQSVAQQLERRVMFRRAMKRAVQNAMRIGAKGIKIQVSGRLGGAEIARTEWYREGRVPLHTLRADIDYANYEAHTTYGVIGVKVWIFKGEVIGGRQEELKPQAPAPRKKAAK; translated from the coding sequence ATGGGTCAGAAAGTACATCCCATTGGCATTCGCCTGGGAATCGTCAAGGAGCACACCTCCGTCTGGTACGCAGACGGTCGGACTTATGCGGACTACTTGTTCGCTGATCTGAAGGTGCGTGAGTATCTCCAAGACAAACTAAAAAGCGCGTCCGTAAGCCGTATCGATATCCATCGTCCGGCCCAAACTGCACGTATCACCATCCACACCGCTCGTCCAGGTATTGTTATCGGGAAGAAAGGTGAAGATGTTGAGAAACTGCGTCAGGACCTGACCAAGCAAATGGGTGTGCCTGTGCACATCAATATCGAAGAGATCCGCAAGCCGGAGCTCGACGGTATGCTGGTTGCGCAGAGCGTAGCTCAGCAGCTGGAGCGTCGCGTAATGTTCCGTCGCGCTATGAAGCGCGCAGTACAGAACGCCATGCGCATTGGTGCCAAAGGCATCAAAATCCAAGTGAGCGGTCGTCTCGGCGGTGCTGAAATCGCACGTACTGAATGGTATCGCGAAGGTCGTGTGCCACTGCACACCCTGCGTGCCGACATCGACTATGCCAACTACGAAGCTCACACCACTTACGGTGTGATCGGTGTAAAGGTTTGGATCTTCAAAGGCGAAGTAATTGGTGGTCGCCAAGAAGAACTGAAACCA